A DNA window from Altererythrobacter sp. B11 contains the following coding sequences:
- a CDS encoding inositol-3-phosphate synthase: MLSPSTRGINVALVGVGNCASSLVQGLSYYRSGANDMTGLMHPEVGGYRPEDIRVVAAWDVDRRKVGRDVAEAIFAKPNCTTVFCDQVERTGTKVRMGRVLDGVAEHMAAFPDERTFRVADEPEPDRDEIVALLRESDADVLMNYLPVGSEEASRFYAECALEAGVAFVNNIPVFIASDPQWAERFRQAGVPIIGDDIKAQIGATIVHRVLTDLFRKRGVKLERTYQLNTGGNTDFLNMLERSRLASKKTSKTEAVQSVAAARLVDENIHVGPSDYVAWQNDNKVCFLRMEGTMFGGVPMNLEMRLSVEDSPNSAGVAIDMIRCAKLASDRGLAGPLHPAAAFFCKHPPEQMTDDGAWAALEQFVTES, encoded by the coding sequence ATGCTTTCACCCAGCACACGCGGGATCAATGTGGCGCTGGTGGGCGTCGGCAATTGCGCCAGTTCGCTGGTGCAGGGGCTTTCCTACTACCGATCCGGCGCGAATGACATGACCGGGCTGATGCACCCCGAAGTTGGGGGCTATCGCCCGGAGGACATTCGCGTGGTGGCAGCATGGGATGTGGATCGCCGCAAGGTGGGGCGCGATGTGGCGGAGGCGATCTTCGCCAAGCCCAATTGCACCACCGTGTTCTGCGATCAGGTGGAGCGCACCGGCACGAAGGTGCGCATGGGCCGCGTGCTGGACGGCGTGGCGGAGCATATGGCCGCCTTCCCGGACGAGCGGACCTTCCGTGTGGCCGACGAGCCGGAGCCGGACCGCGACGAGATCGTGGCCCTGCTGCGCGAAAGCGATGCGGATGTGCTGATGAACTACCTGCCGGTGGGATCGGAGGAGGCGAGCCGCTTCTATGCCGAGTGCGCGCTGGAGGCGGGGGTGGCCTTCGTGAACAACATCCCCGTGTTCATCGCCAGCGATCCGCAATGGGCCGAACGCTTCCGCCAGGCGGGCGTGCCGATCATCGGGGACGATATCAAGGCACAGATCGGCGCCACCATCGTCCACCGCGTGCTGACCGACCTGTTCCGCAAGCGCGGCGTGAAGCTGGAGCGGACCTATCAGCTCAACACCGGCGGCAACACGGATTTCCTGAACATGTTGGAACGCAGCCGGCTGGCCTCCAAGAAAACCTCCAAGACCGAGGCGGTGCAGTCGGTGGCGGCGGCGCGGCTGGTGGATGAAAACATCCACGTCGGCCCGTCGGACTATGTCGCCTGGCAGAATGACAACAAGGTCTGCTTCCTCCGCATGGAAGGCACCATGTTCGGCGGCGTGCCGATGAATCTGGAAATGCGGCTGTCGGTGGAGGACAGCCCCAATTCCGCCGGGGTGGCGATCGACATGATCCGCTGCGCCAAGCTGGCCAGCGATCGCGGGCTTGCCGGCCCGCTGCATCCGGCGGCCGCCTTCTTCTGCAAGCACCCGCCCGAGCAGATGACCGACGACGGTGCCTGGGCGGCCCTCGAACAGTTCGTAACCGAAAGCTGA
- a CDS encoding MDR/zinc-dependent alcohol dehydrogenase-like family protein, whose amino-acid sequence MTDQMKAAVVTGPGSTIVRDVERPEPGEGEVRIRLEGCGVCASNLGPWAGPDWISFPMPAGDLGHEGWGVVDAVGPGVANVAPGDRVAALSYRSYAEADVAKADSVLKLPPELDGQPFPGEPLGCAFNIFRRSDIRAGQWVAIIGIGFLGAVLTRLASEAGARVIAISRRPESLQLARDYGAEETIPMEDHGEIIERVRAITGDALCPRVIECVGKQWPLDLAAELVGFGGRLVIAGYHQDAPRQVDMQTWNWKGIDVINAHERDLQVQMRGMQEAADAVASGRLDPGPLYTHRYGLDQLAEALDATRDKPQGFVKALVQLA is encoded by the coding sequence ATGACCGATCAGATGAAGGCGGCGGTCGTTACCGGCCCCGGCAGCACCATTGTGCGCGATGTGGAGCGGCCCGAACCCGGCGAAGGCGAAGTACGCATCCGGCTGGAAGGCTGCGGCGTCTGCGCGTCCAACCTTGGCCCCTGGGCCGGGCCGGACTGGATCAGCTTCCCCATGCCCGCGGGCGATCTGGGGCACGAAGGCTGGGGCGTGGTCGATGCCGTGGGGCCGGGGGTGGCGAATGTGGCCCCGGGCGACCGCGTGGCGGCGCTCAGCTATCGCTCCTATGCCGAAGCCGATGTGGCGAAGGCGGACTCAGTGCTGAAGCTGCCGCCGGAACTGGACGGCCAGCCGTTCCCGGGCGAGCCGCTGGGCTGCGCCTTCAACATCTTCCGCCGCAGCGACATACGGGCCGGGCAATGGGTGGCGATCATCGGCATCGGCTTTCTGGGCGCGGTGCTGACGCGGCTGGCCAGCGAGGCCGGGGCGCGTGTGATCGCCATTTCGCGCCGGCCGGAATCGCTGCAGCTGGCGCGCGATTACGGCGCGGAAGAAACGATCCCGATGGAGGATCACGGCGAGATCATCGAACGGGTGCGGGCAATCACCGGGGATGCGCTGTGCCCGCGCGTGATCGAATGCGTGGGCAAGCAATGGCCGCTCGATCTCGCGGCCGAGCTGGTGGGTTTCGGCGGACGGCTGGTGATCGCGGGATACCATCAGGATGCGCCGCGCCAGGTGGACATGCAGACCTGGAACTGGAAGGGCATCGACGTGATCAATGCGCATGAGCGCGATCTGCAGGTGCAGATGCGCGGCATGCAGGAAGCGGCCGACGCGGTGGCGAGCGGCCGGCTGGACCCCGGGCCGCTCTACACGCATCGCTATGGGCTCGATCAGCTGGCGGAGGCGCTGGATGCCACGCGCGACAAACCCCAGGGCTTCGTCAAGGCGCTGGTGCAACTGGCATGA
- a CDS encoding Gfo/Idh/MocA family protein encodes MSKPRIGFLGTGWIGRHRMEAILRGGTVEAAAICDPSPECLDAAAELAPAAGRYATLDAMLDQRLDGVVIATPSAHHAEQAIAALDCGVAVFCQKPLGRDEAEARAVVEAARRADRLLGVDLSYRHTAATAAIEPLLREGALGRVFAVDLTFHNAYGPDKPWFYDRAQSGGGCVIDLGVHLVDLALWLLGFPEVEQVSSRLYAKGQPLAPGAEQVEDYATARLDLAGGASVRLACSWHLHAGRDAVIEADFFGSDGAASIRNVGGSFYDFEASLHRGTGSEVLASPPDEWGGRAAESWARQLAAGARFTGEAQELTAVSAVLDRIYAPD; translated from the coding sequence ATGAGCAAGCCGCGCATCGGGTTTCTCGGCACCGGCTGGATCGGGCGCCACCGGATGGAAGCGATCCTGCGCGGCGGCACGGTGGAGGCGGCGGCGATCTGCGACCCTTCGCCGGAGTGCCTTGACGCTGCGGCTGAGCTGGCGCCGGCGGCCGGGCGCTACGCTACGCTGGATGCTATGCTGGACCAGCGGCTGGACGGGGTGGTGATCGCCACGCCCAGCGCACACCATGCCGAACAGGCTATCGCTGCGCTGGACTGCGGGGTGGCGGTGTTCTGCCAGAAGCCGCTTGGCCGCGACGAGGCGGAAGCGCGCGCGGTGGTGGAGGCTGCCCGCCGCGCCGACCGCCTGCTGGGGGTGGACCTTTCCTATCGCCACACCGCCGCCACTGCGGCAATCGAGCCGCTGCTGCGCGAGGGCGCGCTGGGGCGCGTGTTCGCCGTCGATCTCACTTTCCACAACGCCTATGGGCCGGACAAGCCGTGGTTCTATGACCGTGCGCAGTCGGGTGGCGGCTGCGTGATCGACCTCGGCGTCCATCTCGTGGATCTGGCGCTGTGGCTGCTGGGCTTTCCCGAGGTGGAGCAGGTCTCTTCGCGGCTCTATGCCAAGGGGCAGCCGCTGGCGCCGGGGGCGGAGCAGGTGGAGGATTACGCCACCGCGCGGCTCGATCTGGCCGGCGGCGCCAGCGTGCGGCTGGCCTGTTCATGGCATCTCCACGCCGGGCGGGATGCAGTGATCGAGGCGGATTTCTTCGGCTCCGACGGTGCCGCTTCCATCCGCAATGTCGGCGGCAGCTTCTATGATTTCGAAGCCAGCCTGCATCGCGGGACCGGCAGTGAAGTGCTGGCCAGCCCGCCCGACGAATGGGGTGGGAGAGCCGCCGAAAGCTGGGCGCGGCAGCTCGCGGCGGGCGCGCGCTTCACTGGCGAGGCGCAGGAATTGACCGCGGTATCTGCCGTGCTCGACCGCATTTACGCCCCGGACTAA
- a CDS encoding SRPBCC family protein: MSRDANNTLSRAGGIAIGAGLIGAAVVGGALASGMRRGRSPDDAPGRTARRGFGEYDVSGRTVTIRKPRAEVFRAWREFEKLPQFMENVVSVRPGDGEGRWRWTIRAPRGVVELETEVVREQENELIAWRSTDKSEIDTEGRVEFRDAPGDRGTQVTAIIAYKPPAGEAGRAIAKLFQREPQIQARHDLKRLKMLLETGEIATSARTADATRKAKMEEA; this comes from the coding sequence ATGAGCAGAGACGCGAACAACACCCTCTCGCGCGCCGGCGGCATCGCCATCGGCGCGGGACTGATCGGCGCCGCCGTGGTGGGCGGCGCGCTGGCATCCGGCATGCGCCGCGGGCGATCGCCCGACGATGCCCCCGGTCGCACCGCGCGGCGCGGCTTCGGCGAATATGACGTGAGCGGGCGCACGGTCACCATCCGCAAGCCGCGGGCGGAAGTGTTCCGCGCCTGGCGCGAATTCGAAAAGCTGCCGCAGTTCATGGAGAATGTCGTCTCCGTCCGCCCCGGCGACGGGGAAGGACGCTGGCGCTGGACCATCCGCGCCCCGCGCGGGGTGGTGGAGCTGGAGACGGAAGTGGTGCGCGAGCAGGAGAACGAGCTGATCGCGTGGCGCTCCACCGACAAGTCCGAGATCGACACCGAAGGGCGCGTGGAGTTCCGCGATGCGCCCGGCGATCGCGGCACGCAGGTGACTGCGATCATCGCCTATAAGCCGCCGGCCGGCGAGGCCGGGCGCGCCATTGCCAAGCTGTTCCAGCGCGAGCCGCAGATCCAGGCGCGGCATGATCTCAAACGACTGAAGATGCTCCTTGAAACGGGGGAGATCGCCACCTCGGCGCGGACCGCCGACGCCACCCGCAAAGCAAAGATGGAGGAAGCCTGA